Proteins from one Chitinophaga oryzae genomic window:
- a CDS encoding glycosyltransferase — MLLHLIEIILFAYLAACVLYNLVLSVAGRLARKKKPAPLHADTAHARIAILVPAYKEDSIILSTARSYARQLYPVTRFETIVVADSLQPATVRQLRQDGIRVVEVSFDKSTKAKSLNAAFEQLDEEYDLALICDADNVLEESFLLKINEAYQQGYYAIQGRRVAKNMDSPFAVLDAVNEIVANHLYRKGANALGLSSSVIGSGMAFHYPLAKSILKEIQATGGFDKVLQLLLIEKGYPIHYLEDACIFDEKVENPEAFQNQRKRWVSSQFVYLRTFWGKGWRQLFKGNLNYFNLAICQNILLPRMILLAGITCCTALAFLLQRFLWIPAWGWAVVFLLNILSLLLPVPRLFFTRYFLTALAGLPKAVWIMVSLMFRLKGANNTFIHTKHTKTEIDNPLLDAARK; from the coding sequence ATGTTGTTACACCTGATAGAAATAATACTGTTTGCCTACCTGGCCGCCTGTGTACTGTACAACCTCGTACTGTCTGTGGCCGGCCGGCTGGCCCGGAAAAAGAAACCGGCACCACTGCATGCTGATACCGCCCATGCACGTATCGCAATACTGGTGCCGGCTTACAAGGAAGATTCGATCATATTGTCTACTGCCCGGAGTTACGCGCGGCAGTTATACCCGGTCACCCGCTTTGAAACAATCGTGGTGGCCGATTCCCTGCAACCGGCTACCGTCCGCCAGTTAAGGCAGGACGGTATCAGGGTGGTGGAAGTATCATTTGATAAAAGCACGAAAGCCAAATCGCTGAACGCAGCATTTGAACAGCTGGATGAGGAATACGACCTGGCGCTGATCTGCGATGCGGACAATGTGCTGGAAGAGTCCTTCCTGCTGAAGATCAACGAGGCTTATCAGCAGGGGTACTACGCCATACAGGGCCGCAGGGTCGCTAAAAACATGGACAGCCCGTTTGCCGTGCTGGACGCGGTCAACGAGATTGTGGCCAACCACCTGTACCGTAAAGGCGCCAACGCCCTGGGACTTTCTTCTTCTGTAATAGGCTCCGGCATGGCTTTTCACTATCCGCTGGCCAAAAGCATCCTGAAAGAAATTCAGGCTACCGGCGGGTTCGATAAAGTCCTGCAGCTGCTGCTGATAGAAAAAGGGTACCCCATTCACTACCTGGAAGATGCCTGCATCTTCGACGAAAAAGTGGAGAACCCGGAAGCTTTTCAAAACCAGCGGAAGCGCTGGGTGTCGAGCCAGTTCGTTTACCTGCGCACCTTCTGGGGCAAAGGCTGGCGGCAGCTCTTCAAAGGCAACCTCAATTATTTTAACCTGGCCATCTGCCAGAATATCCTGTTGCCGAGAATGATCCTGCTGGCGGGCATTACCTGCTGTACGGCACTGGCTTTCCTGCTGCAGCGTTTCCTGTGGATACCGGCCTGGGGATGGGCGGTAGTTTTCCTGCTCAATATCCTCAGCCTGTTATTGCCGGTACCGCGTTTATTTTTCACCCGTTATTTCCTCACGGCGCTGGCAGGACTGCCGAAAGCCGTGTGGATCATGGTTTCGCTGATGTTCCGGTTGAAAGGGGCCAATAATACCTTTATTCATACCAAACATACCAAAACGGAAATCGATAATCCTTTGTTAGATGCAGCCAGAAAATAA
- a CDS encoding gluconate 2-dehydrogenase subunit 3 family protein: protein MNRRKAIARILLFGGAGAAIAGGASYYHFNKKPDLLDLDQYLPLIAELAEVIIPETDTPGAKSAGVHDFIVTMIRDCSSRKVQNRFLYGLEDVASYARTQYNKSFVHCSKEDKATIVAHFEKKSRPWEGLMGKISSRLFGDSFFMTLKKYTVIGYCTSMQGATKAMAYEYIPGRYQGCIPLQPGQRCWATE from the coding sequence ATGAACAGACGGAAAGCCATTGCCAGAATACTGTTGTTTGGAGGCGCAGGAGCCGCCATCGCCGGCGGCGCCAGCTACTACCATTTCAACAAAAAGCCCGACCTCCTGGACCTCGACCAGTACCTGCCGCTTATTGCGGAACTGGCGGAGGTGATCATCCCGGAGACCGATACGCCCGGCGCCAAAAGCGCCGGCGTACACGACTTCATCGTGACGATGATACGCGACTGTTCATCCAGGAAGGTACAGAACCGTTTTTTATACGGCCTGGAAGACGTGGCTTCCTATGCCCGGACGCAGTACAACAAATCATTTGTGCATTGCAGCAAGGAAGATAAAGCCACTATCGTAGCGCATTTTGAGAAAAAGAGCAGACCCTGGGAAGGCCTGATGGGCAAAATATCTTCCCGGCTGTTCGGGGACTCGTTTTTTATGACCCTGAAAAAATATACCGTTATTGGCTATTGCACCTCGATGCAGGGCGCTACCAAAGCGATGGCATACGAATACATTCCGGGCCGCTACCAGGGCTGCATTCCCCTGCAACCCGGGCAACGGTGCTGGGCAACTGAATAG
- a CDS encoding O-antigen ligase family protein translates to MFAIKKNIIRLLTIVLWIVLVPILTYVASLDLKIGVAMVVGIIGMAICLVCVINYKLGYYIFITITLILPLLERISGSSQSVGVVMDGLLISTLLGCILRRGDKSVKKVQFMKDALLISFYLYTVLLIIQIANPAGHRLLAWSIFFRVFARNMIFLGIGLHVFNSMKDVRTFFKFWIAICTAAAFYACLQQWFGLMPYEKAFIAKYPKMFNTTIIISGIRIFSFMSDAASFGIIMACNIIICLILLTAKLSNLGLKKKILLIISTVLQGLALAYSGTRTGYVMLPVGLMLFLLATLRNRNTILIAIAFGFTGLVILFGPFHSNGTVIRIRTAFLGKQDASMDVRDENRHRIQPYIYDHPLGGGLMTTGGNGQLFYPGHPVANLQTDNGYLRAVLETGWLGVLLVAANFFLLISMAVRNYFRIDGEVNKLLMLGIAASMLEMALAQYAQDASTLVESSIMLNALTAIAIKVKYLYALNTQS, encoded by the coding sequence ATGTTTGCGATTAAAAAAAATATCATCCGCCTGTTGACGATCGTACTCTGGATAGTACTGGTACCGATACTCACCTACGTTGCTTCGCTGGACCTGAAAATCGGCGTTGCGATGGTGGTAGGCATTATCGGCATGGCTATCTGCCTTGTATGCGTCATCAACTACAAGCTGGGATACTATATTTTTATTACCATCACCCTGATACTACCTTTACTGGAGAGGATTTCGGGCTCCTCACAAAGTGTGGGCGTGGTGATGGACGGGCTGCTGATCAGCACTTTGCTGGGTTGTATTCTCCGCCGGGGAGACAAGAGCGTCAAAAAAGTGCAGTTCATGAAAGACGCGCTGCTCATCTCCTTTTATCTCTATACCGTCCTGCTTATTATCCAGATCGCCAACCCGGCAGGCCACAGGTTGCTCGCCTGGTCCATTTTCTTCCGGGTTTTTGCGCGGAACATGATTTTCCTCGGCATCGGGCTGCATGTGTTCAACAGCATGAAAGACGTGCGTACGTTCTTTAAGTTCTGGATAGCCATTTGTACGGCGGCGGCCTTTTACGCCTGCCTGCAGCAATGGTTCGGGCTGATGCCCTACGAGAAGGCGTTTATCGCCAAATACCCCAAGATGTTCAACACCACGATCATCATCTCCGGCATACGCATCTTCTCTTTTATGTCAGACGCGGCTTCCTTCGGTATTATCATGGCCTGCAACATCATCATCTGTCTGATACTGCTGACCGCCAAACTGTCGAACCTGGGCCTGAAAAAGAAGATACTGCTGATCATCTCCACCGTTTTACAGGGGCTGGCGCTGGCTTATTCCGGCACCCGCACCGGATATGTGATGCTGCCGGTAGGATTGATGCTGTTTTTGCTCGCCACCCTGCGCAACCGCAATACGATACTGATCGCCATCGCCTTTGGATTTACCGGCCTGGTCATCCTTTTTGGGCCTTTCCACAGCAATGGTACGGTGATCCGTATACGGACCGCTTTCCTCGGGAAGCAGGACGCGTCTATGGACGTGCGGGATGAAAACCGCCACCGTATACAGCCGTATATCTACGACCACCCACTGGGCGGCGGTTTGATGACGACCGGCGGTAACGGACAGCTGTTCTACCCGGGGCATCCGGTAGCCAACCTGCAGACAGACAACGGCTACCTGCGCGCCGTGCTGGAAACCGGCTGGCTGGGCGTACTGCTGGTAGCGGCCAACTTCTTCCTGCTGATCAGTATGGCCGTCCGCAACTATTTCCGGATAGATGGGGAAGTCAACAAACTGCTGATGCTGGGCATCGCCGCATCTATGCTGGAAATGGCGCTGGCCCAATACGCGCAGGACGCCTCCACCCTCGTGGAATCATCGATCATGCTGAACGCACTCACTGCTATTGCTATAAAAGTCAAATATCTATACGCTTTAAATACACAATCATGA
- a CDS encoding acyltransferase family protein, whose protein sequence is METPAISHTTTPGKPPAKFIGYVHNFRGIAMMYIVAAHVLVQWPEHSTVHKILVLLFQNSTIFFMFISGFLFQHLGHKFEYRDYLKRKFQYVICPYLVLSVPLILYRVYSADVPGFTTDEHPDFLSWPRWEQAGYYLLHGAHLQQLWFIPVITLYYLISPLLLQIDKHPRLYYLLIPLMAISLIWQRSVLSDTLVMAVHFLSVYVAGMFTGRYRDKVLAFADSHRTLITLLPFVFMVITYFSPAWLYDRADFLQKILFCIFFLYWLYRFDTRVPQWIGTIAVLSFGIYYIHYFFVLFLRGVSLKLYHQEIPGNLLTWTLSYVFIMVASVVTLKVIKRILGKYSRYIVGY, encoded by the coding sequence ATGGAAACACCCGCTATCAGCCATACGACTACACCTGGCAAACCGCCTGCGAAATTCATCGGCTATGTCCATAATTTCAGAGGGATTGCCATGATGTATATTGTAGCGGCACATGTGCTGGTGCAATGGCCGGAGCATTCGACAGTACATAAAATCCTGGTCCTCCTTTTCCAGAACTCCACTATTTTTTTCATGTTTATCTCCGGGTTTCTTTTTCAGCATCTCGGTCATAAATTTGAATACCGGGATTACCTCAAGCGGAAATTCCAGTATGTGATATGCCCGTATCTTGTTCTGTCCGTTCCCCTGATATTATACCGGGTGTATAGTGCGGATGTACCAGGCTTTACCACCGATGAACATCCGGATTTTCTCTCCTGGCCCCGATGGGAGCAAGCCGGTTATTACCTCCTGCATGGGGCGCACCTCCAGCAGCTATGGTTCATCCCGGTCATCACGCTCTATTACCTGATCTCTCCCCTGTTACTTCAGATTGATAAACATCCGCGGTTATACTACCTGTTGATACCATTGATGGCCATATCGCTGATATGGCAAAGAAGCGTGCTCAGTGATACGCTGGTGATGGCCGTTCACTTTCTTTCCGTATACGTAGCCGGCATGTTTACAGGCCGTTACCGGGACAAGGTGCTTGCATTTGCCGACAGCCACCGTACGCTCATTACCCTGTTGCCGTTTGTTTTCATGGTCATCACCTATTTCTCCCCTGCATGGTTGTATGATCGGGCGGACTTTCTTCAGAAAATACTGTTCTGCATCTTTTTCCTCTATTGGCTATACCGCTTTGATACCAGGGTCCCCCAATGGATCGGGACCATTGCCGTATTAAGCTTCGGTATCTATTACATTCACTACTTTTTTGTACTGTTTCTCCGGGGTGTAAGCCTCAAACTGTATCACCAGGAAATACCGGGCAACCTGCTGACCTGGACGCTGAGTTATGTCTTTATCATGGTGGCATCTGTTGTTACGCTCAAGGTTATCAAACGAATATTGGGCAAATACAGCAGGTATATAGTAGGTTATTAG
- a CDS encoding exopolysaccharide transport family protein, translating into MDVIYFIKALLKKKWWIILSTLAAVVLAFVFTMGRQRLYVSNAQMSTGFTIKDQITLREENTNIYEADVKFENVVQTINSPLVIGLLQYQLLIHDLTSNKPFVQLTEKDIKSPEYKAFNKTEALQLCRNHLDSLQMLTSYHPDERRILEYMKLCKYDYESIRKMLNVGRLSRTDYIDISFRSPNPEQSAFVVNTLYSEFIRYYRSLRSERTVENVSTFEELVNKKKQELDAKVEALRMYKSSAGLLNVEAASTNELSLISQLEKGLLDEQATYNTLQASLQNVNTQIAAANQGRTAYSNNNDIVSLRRQINDLNDEYLRTGSNNDALAERIKALRKQLQNASSIGATPTGAVVSKEELIQKKAGLESDLKASSQNIANLQAKIRMLKGSVGSYANKEATVSTLQQEVTLAQDEYNKLKEKLNSAIDNRTAPMDNFRQTLKGQPAFKPESSKRIIIMGVSGLAIFMLTTIGILFREFFDSSIKSPSIFEKNVDLKLISTINHADLKKYSILEVLQQKEENYDAVRKRQNSFREFLRKLRFEIENSGKSIFLFTSTEPQQGKTTLVQAVSYSLSLSNKKVLIIDTNFCNNDLTLQLKARPTLETFSVAPEDFSIEKVKEIVTTYSVENIEVIGCKGGDYTPTEILPKNHLLNYLPQLKQYYDFIIMEGAPLNDYTDSKELEHYAEGVVAVFSSKISLKQNDRESIQFLEGLNGKLLGAVLNNIKEDYLDL; encoded by the coding sequence ATGGATGTAATATATTTTATAAAGGCATTATTGAAAAAGAAATGGTGGATCATCCTCAGTACCCTCGCTGCGGTCGTACTTGCCTTTGTGTTTACCATGGGAAGACAACGCCTGTACGTGTCCAACGCACAGATGTCCACCGGCTTCACCATTAAAGACCAGATCACCCTCCGGGAAGAAAACACCAATATATATGAAGCGGACGTGAAGTTCGAAAACGTGGTGCAGACCATCAACTCCCCACTGGTGATCGGCCTGCTGCAATACCAGCTGCTGATCCACGACCTCACCAGCAACAAACCCTTTGTACAGCTTACTGAAAAGGATATCAAATCCCCCGAATACAAAGCATTCAACAAAACAGAAGCGCTGCAGCTCTGCCGCAACCACCTGGACTCCCTCCAGATGCTGACTTCCTACCACCCGGATGAACGTCGTATCCTGGAATACATGAAACTCTGTAAATACGACTACGAGTCCATCCGCAAGATGCTGAACGTAGGCCGCCTGTCCAGGACAGACTATATCGACATCTCTTTCCGCTCCCCCAACCCGGAACAATCAGCTTTCGTGGTAAACACGCTGTACAGCGAATTTATCCGCTACTACCGCAGCCTGCGCTCTGAGCGCACCGTGGAAAACGTGTCCACCTTCGAAGAGCTGGTCAACAAAAAGAAACAGGAACTCGACGCCAAAGTGGAAGCCCTGCGTATGTACAAATCTTCCGCCGGCCTGCTGAACGTGGAAGCTGCCAGCACCAACGAACTGTCGCTCATCAGTCAGCTTGAAAAAGGGCTGCTCGACGAACAGGCGACCTACAATACCTTACAGGCTTCCCTGCAAAATGTGAACACGCAGATTGCCGCCGCCAACCAGGGCAGAACCGCCTACAGCAACAACAACGATATCGTGTCATTACGCCGCCAGATCAATGACCTGAACGACGAATACCTGCGCACCGGCAGCAACAATGACGCACTCGCCGAAAGGATCAAGGCTTTGCGCAAACAATTGCAGAATGCGTCCTCTATCGGCGCCACCCCTACCGGTGCCGTTGTCAGCAAAGAAGAACTCATACAGAAAAAAGCTGGCCTGGAATCAGACCTGAAGGCCTCCTCCCAGAACATTGCCAACCTCCAGGCCAAAATCAGGATGCTGAAAGGCTCCGTAGGTTCCTATGCCAACAAGGAAGCCACTGTGAGCACCCTGCAGCAGGAAGTGACCCTGGCACAGGATGAATACAATAAACTGAAAGAAAAGCTCAACTCCGCCATAGACAACCGCACCGCACCGATGGACAACTTCCGCCAGACACTGAAAGGACAGCCGGCCTTCAAACCGGAATCCTCCAAACGGATCATCATCATGGGCGTGTCCGGACTGGCCATCTTCATGCTGACCACCATCGGTATCCTTTTCCGCGAGTTCTTTGACTCGTCCATCAAATCACCTTCTATTTTTGAGAAAAACGTAGACCTCAAACTGATCAGCACGATCAACCATGCGGACCTGAAAAAATACAGCATCCTGGAAGTACTGCAACAGAAAGAAGAGAACTACGACGCCGTACGCAAGCGCCAGAACAGCTTCCGCGAATTCCTGCGCAAGCTGCGCTTCGAAATAGAAAACAGCGGCAAGTCCATCTTCCTTTTCACCAGCACCGAACCGCAACAAGGTAAAACCACCCTGGTGCAGGCCGTGTCGTACAGCCTCAGTCTCAGCAATAAAAAGGTATTGATCATCGATACCAACTTCTGTAACAACGACCTCACCCTGCAACTGAAAGCCAGACCCACGCTGGAAACGTTTTCCGTTGCCCCTGAAGATTTCAGCATCGAAAAGGTAAAAGAAATTGTCACCACCTACTCTGTTGAAAATATTGAGGTGATCGGTTGTAAAGGTGGCGACTATACGCCGACTGAAATACTGCCTAAAAATCATCTGCTCAATTATTTGCCGCAGCTGAAACAATATTATGATTTCATTATCATGGAAGGCGCCCCGCTGAATGACTATACAGACAGCAAAGAGCTGGAACATTATGCAGAAGGCGTGGTAGCGGTGTTCTCTTCCAAAATTTCCCTCAAACAAAATGACAGGGAGTCAATTCAGTTCCTCGAAGGGCTTAATGGTAAACTGCTGGGCGCTGTGCTTAACAACATCAAAGAGGATTACCTCGACCTGTAG
- a CDS encoding response regulator: MKKTVLIIDDSAPIRFLLEAMLSKEYNVVSASDGFVALTWLAKGNSVDCIVTDLQMPNINGWELLEYLSGSGLYQNIPVVVLSSQPDVEVHNEEAGHKYHNVHAFVQKPFDPMRLMETVGQAINRQLVAIA; the protein is encoded by the coding sequence ATGAAAAAGACAGTTTTGATAATCGACGATAGCGCACCAATCAGATTTCTGCTGGAGGCAATGTTAAGTAAGGAATATAACGTGGTATCAGCTTCTGATGGGTTTGTAGCACTTACCTGGCTTGCCAAGGGGAACTCGGTGGATTGCATTGTCACCGATCTGCAGATGCCCAACATCAATGGATGGGAATTGCTCGAATATCTTTCCGGCAGCGGTTTATATCAGAATATTCCGGTAGTGGTGTTGTCCAGTCAGCCGGACGTGGAAGTGCATAATGAGGAGGCCGGGCATAAATATCATAATGTACATGCTTTTGTACAGAAACCATTTGACCCCATGCGGTTGATGGAAACAGTGGGACAGGCCATTAACCGCCAGCTGGTAGCTATCGCCTGA
- a CDS encoding TolC family protein produces the protein MKKMLSTVLVMCLSIFAFAQLQKKDTAVLLKLPADPVTVARFKEKLVELALQNPDISQYAIKKEINKYEKNMAGSAWLSHFTAAGNLNEFTIKGNSNNNVNANYYPRYNFGVMLPLGNLIKIPNDVKRVKAEGRLLDKQREAESIALKGKVLEAYEEYAANKKLFELHMPLMEDALQNFNQTEEKFRAGDPAVPLEIYKSTYSAYNGEMVKHIQLEKVLRQSKLILEALVGTTLENVMAQL, from the coding sequence ATGAAAAAAATGCTATCTACCGTTCTGGTAATGTGTTTGAGCATCTTCGCTTTCGCGCAGCTGCAGAAAAAAGATACTGCTGTGTTGTTAAAACTGCCGGCGGACCCCGTGACGGTAGCCCGTTTTAAAGAAAAGCTGGTAGAACTGGCCCTGCAAAACCCCGACATCAGCCAGTATGCTATCAAAAAAGAAATCAACAAATACGAAAAGAACATGGCGGGATCAGCCTGGCTGAGCCATTTTACCGCTGCGGGCAACCTCAATGAGTTTACCATCAAGGGTAACAGTAACAACAACGTCAACGCCAACTACTACCCCCGCTACAACTTCGGGGTAATGTTACCGCTGGGCAATCTCATTAAAATTCCTAACGACGTAAAAAGAGTGAAGGCGGAAGGCCGCTTGCTCGACAAACAGCGCGAAGCGGAATCCATCGCCCTGAAAGGCAAAGTACTGGAGGCTTACGAAGAATATGCCGCCAACAAAAAACTGTTTGAGCTGCATATGCCGCTGATGGAAGATGCCCTGCAGAACTTCAACCAGACAGAAGAAAAATTCCGCGCCGGCGACCCCGCTGTACCCCTGGAAATTTACAAATCCACTTACAGCGCCTACAACGGCGAAATGGTGAAACACATACAACTGGAAAAAGTACTCCGTCAGTCCAAACTGATACTGGAGGCCCTGGTAGGCACTACGCTGGAAAATGTAATGGCGCAGTTGTAA
- a CDS encoding glycosyltransferase family 2 protein produces MQPENNIPSPLVSIVTVNYNNSAVTCDLLHSLAKNSYRNIEVIVVDNASKEDPTDLLKAAYPDVQVICSPENKGFAGGNNLGVKAARGEYLFLVNNDTEFTNGLIEGLLEIFEQYPDAGVVSPKFHYYFHKGTLEYAGYRAVDIFTGRNSMIGCKEEDNGQYDTISETNYAHGGAMMISRTALEKVGLMPELYFLYYEEFDWCEQFKRHGYKIYYQYKSLIYHKESMTTGKNSPLKTYYITRNRLLFMRRNVKLPARLVFMAYFTLMTVPKNTLQFALKRESAHLKAFWKGIMWNLTHLKRNTDPCAA; encoded by the coding sequence ATGCAGCCAGAAAATAACATACCATCCCCGCTGGTGTCTATTGTTACGGTCAACTACAATAACAGTGCGGTGACCTGTGACCTGCTGCATTCGCTGGCGAAAAACAGTTACCGCAATATAGAGGTGATCGTGGTGGACAACGCTTCGAAGGAAGACCCCACAGACCTGCTGAAAGCGGCTTACCCCGATGTGCAGGTGATTTGCAGCCCGGAGAACAAAGGGTTTGCCGGAGGCAACAACCTTGGCGTGAAAGCTGCCCGGGGAGAATATCTTTTCCTGGTCAATAACGATACAGAGTTTACCAATGGCCTGATTGAAGGCCTGCTGGAAATATTTGAACAATACCCCGATGCCGGTGTGGTGAGCCCTAAGTTTCACTACTACTTCCACAAGGGGACGCTCGAATACGCCGGCTACCGCGCGGTGGACATCTTTACAGGCCGTAACAGTATGATCGGCTGTAAGGAGGAAGATAACGGACAGTACGATACGATATCTGAAACCAACTACGCGCACGGCGGCGCCATGATGATATCCCGCACTGCCCTCGAAAAAGTAGGGCTGATGCCGGAGCTTTATTTCCTCTATTATGAGGAGTTCGACTGGTGCGAACAATTCAAACGCCACGGCTATAAGATCTACTACCAGTACAAATCACTGATTTACCATAAAGAGTCCATGACAACGGGTAAAAACAGCCCGTTGAAAACATATTACATCACCCGTAACCGGTTGCTGTTTATGAGAAGGAACGTGAAGCTGCCGGCCAGACTGGTATTTATGGCTTATTTCACTTTGATGACGGTGCCCAAAAATACCCTGCAGTTCGCGCTGAAAAGGGAATCGGCCCATCTCAAAGCTTTCTGGAAAGGAATCATGTGGAACCTTACACACCTAAAACGTAATACTGACCCATGTGCGGCATAG
- a CDS encoding acyltransferase family protein — MKLKAAINYIFSFRPQTSRRYAWVDYAKGIAIIFVLYRHVIYGLLYTGANINQLMMEANEMLYGFRMPLFFFLSGLFFASSVKKRGPRNFLISKINTLLYPYLLWCIIQVTLQILFTDYTNHKLTADNYIDILIHPRSMLQLWYLAALFNVSALYLFTSVVLKLHPAIQVALGLVMLGMKSYAGDISTISDVMIYYVYFALGHLSAPYFFSENVQQQLTSPWKALALVPVFLLVQYYCMSHQDMSIYLFSLLATLGGLLVIMIAFILAKYEKLKLLQVIGHYSLYIYLLHLGIIFLLRVAILKTGILTNIPVITVILVLAGLFGSIILYRFCMLVRLNFLFTGPFKERDTAKNAIGIS, encoded by the coding sequence ATGAAACTGAAAGCAGCCATCAATTATATTTTTTCATTCCGCCCCCAAACTTCCCGGCGATATGCCTGGGTTGACTATGCGAAAGGTATTGCCATTATTTTCGTACTGTATCGTCATGTAATTTATGGTTTGCTTTATACCGGTGCCAATATTAACCAGCTGATGATGGAAGCCAACGAGATGCTCTATGGCTTCCGTATGCCGCTGTTTTTCTTCCTGTCCGGCCTGTTCTTTGCTTCCAGCGTAAAAAAGCGCGGACCGCGAAACTTCCTGATCTCGAAGATCAACACTTTGTTGTACCCGTACCTGTTGTGGTGCATCATCCAGGTCACCCTGCAGATTTTATTTACAGACTACACCAATCACAAGCTGACAGCCGATAATTACATCGATATCCTCATTCATCCCAGGAGCATGCTCCAGCTTTGGTACCTGGCCGCGCTGTTCAATGTTTCAGCCCTGTACCTTTTCACCTCCGTGGTGTTGAAGCTGCACCCGGCGATACAGGTAGCGCTGGGCCTGGTAATGCTGGGCATGAAATCCTACGCCGGAGATATCAGCACCATCTCCGATGTGATGATCTACTACGTCTACTTTGCGTTAGGACATCTGTCGGCCCCTTATTTCTTTTCTGAGAACGTACAGCAGCAGCTCACCTCTCCCTGGAAAGCACTGGCGCTGGTGCCGGTATTCCTGCTGGTGCAGTACTACTGTATGTCGCACCAGGACATGAGCATCTACCTGTTTTCTCTGCTCGCCACGCTGGGCGGATTGCTGGTGATCATGATCGCTTTTATTCTCGCCAAATATGAGAAGCTGAAATTACTGCAGGTGATCGGGCATTATTCATTATACATCTACCTGCTGCATCTGGGTATCATCTTCCTGTTACGGGTAGCTATCCTGAAAACAGGCATACTGACCAACATTCCGGTGATCACCGTCATCCTGGTATTAGCGGGGCTCTTCGGTTCCATTATCCTGTACCGCTTTTGTATGCTGGTACGGTTGAATTTTCTGTTCACCGGTCCCTTTAAAGAAAGGGACACCGCCAAAAACGCCATAGGTATATCATGA
- a CDS encoding glycosyltransferase family 2 protein, with translation MTTVYLIFFTAFFILFYNYIGYGILLYGLIKIKRLFRREKAPATPFEPPVTLVVAAYNEAGFIEQKILNTLQLDYPSGKLEIIFVTDGSSDQTPAIVARYPSVKLLHQPQRHGKTAAINRAMKQVRYPFVIFCDANTLLNRDAVKNIVKHYADGHTGGVAGEKKVIASAAAGAAATEGIYWKYESFLKKMDAELYSVVGAAGELFSIRTSLYTPVEEEVILDDFIISLRINMAGYRIAYAPDAYAMETPSSSMEEEHKRKVRISAGGFQSIVMLRALLNIFRYPLLSFQYISHRVLRWTLSPLSLPLLLISNIILVWAGAGLFYQLVLAGQVCFYLAALTGYQQAKAHHKSKLFYIPFYFLFMNIAVYQGFFRYLAKKQSAVWDKAQRSTQTF, from the coding sequence ATGACCACTGTCTACCTTATATTCTTTACCGCGTTTTTTATCCTGTTTTACAACTACATAGGATACGGCATCCTGTTGTACGGCCTGATTAAAATCAAACGCCTGTTCCGCCGCGAAAAAGCGCCGGCAACGCCGTTTGAGCCCCCGGTGACCCTGGTGGTGGCCGCTTATAATGAAGCCGGCTTTATAGAGCAGAAGATCCTTAATACCCTGCAACTGGACTACCCTTCCGGGAAGCTGGAGATTATTTTCGTAACCGACGGGTCCTCCGACCAGACGCCCGCCATCGTTGCCCGCTACCCTTCCGTTAAACTGCTGCACCAGCCGCAACGCCACGGCAAAACAGCAGCCATCAACCGGGCCATGAAACAGGTGCGGTATCCTTTTGTGATCTTTTGCGACGCCAACACCCTGCTCAATCGGGATGCCGTAAAGAATATCGTAAAACACTATGCCGACGGGCATACAGGCGGTGTAGCCGGCGAGAAGAAAGTGATCGCTTCCGCCGCTGCCGGGGCCGCCGCCACGGAAGGGATCTACTGGAAGTACGAGTCCTTCCTGAAAAAGATGGACGCGGAACTGTACAGCGTGGTAGGCGCCGCCGGGGAACTGTTCTCCATCCGGACCTCCCTGTACACGCCTGTGGAAGAAGAAGTGATCCTGGATGACTTTATCATCTCCCTGCGTATTAACATGGCCGGCTACCGGATCGCCTATGCGCCCGATGCCTATGCCATGGAAACACCCTCTTCTTCCATGGAGGAGGAACACAAACGAAAAGTAAGGATCAGTGCCGGCGGCTTCCAATCCATCGTGATGCTCCGCGCGCTCCTCAATATATTCCGCTACCCCCTGTTGTCGTTCCAGTACATCTCCCACCGCGTGTTACGCTGGACGCTCAGCCCCCTGAGCCTTCCGTTGCTGCTGATCAGCAACATTATACTGGTATGGGCAGGCGCCGGCCTGTTTTACCAGCTGGTGCTGGCCGGGCAGGTCTGCTTTTACCTGGCGGCGCTCACTGGCTACCAGCAAGCCAAAGCACATCACAAATCAAAACTTTTTTATATCCCGTTTTATTTTCTGTTTATGAACATCGCGGTATACCAGGGCTTTTTCCGGTATCTCGCCAAAAAGCAGTCGGCCGTATGGGATAAGGCCCAAAGGAGCACACAAACGTTTTAA